Proteins found in one Oncorhynchus gorbuscha isolate QuinsamMale2020 ecotype Even-year linkage group LG15, OgorEven_v1.0, whole genome shotgun sequence genomic segment:
- the LOC123996673 gene encoding G-protein-signaling modulator 2-like isoform X1, which produces MSWRRWLAKLARRNTSLGLAVVSRRTAHVHAIKRKSLLRMETSCLELALEGERQCKVGNYRAGVSFFESAIQVGTEDLQILSAIYSQLGNAYFHLQEYSKALEYHRHDLNLTRTIGDELGEAKASGNLGNTLKVLGRFEEAVVCCQRHYDITRGMYDKVGQARALYNFGNVYHAKGKSICWTGAEPGEIPEEAKVALNKATEYYEFNLSIVKDLGDRAAQGRTYGNLGNTHYLLGNFQRAVVAHGQRLLIAKEFGDRAAERRAYYNLGNAYIFLDQFEVAAEHYKKTLQLAMVLKDKAVEAQACYSLGNTYTLQQDYQRAIDYHLKHLIIAQELKDRVGEGRACWSLGNAHTALGNHQKAIHFAEKHLEISKETGDKNGEATARMNMADLRLVLGLGQNPSSSLNTNNSSVLTENHRKQDTLPGVKSEGRSNSMEDLELIGLGPEKTTVENWDEDVFRPSNPKSSMAKASSKLFFINRFRGKKHKKHSSPTRGGVLQDTSNKPTAREMDTHKSGVKIGCSDTLGDDGFFDLLSRFQGSRMDDQRCSLLDGESRLSDPFSPCTTPPVAMRKSTFACEANPEPGHCLDLRDSSQGSRLDEQRASVGSSLPGLRLSTSDQPIRLRPMLSRLMTSADQPQDDDVFFDMLVKCQGSRLNDQRCEEPPPSTRGPTVPAEDFFSLILRSQANRMDEQRVPPPPLSVDPNQPISD; this is translated from the exons atgtcatggcgacGTTGGCTAGCTAAACTTGCGCGCAGAAACACGTCATTGGGTCTAGCGGTTGTGTCACGACGAACTGCGCATGTGCATGCAATCAAACGAAAGTCACTCCTTCG GATGGAGACGTCTTGTCTGGAGTTGGCCCTGGAGGGGGAGAGGCAGTGTAAGGTGGGGAATTACCGTGCCGGGGTATCCTTCTTTGAGTCGGCAATCCAGGTTGGCACAGAGGACCTCCAGATCCTCAGCGCCATCTACAGCCAGCTGGGCAACGCCTACTTCCACCTGCAGGAGTACAGCAAGGCTCTAGAATACCACCGCCACGACCTCAACCTCACCAG AACCATTGGAGATGAACTTGGAGAAGCAAAAGCCAGTGGTAACCTTGGGAACACTTTGAAGGTTTTGGGAAGGTTTGAGGAAGCAGTGGTCTGTTGCCAAAGACACTATGACATTACCAGAGGGATGTATGATAAG GTTGGGCAGGCCCGAGCGCTGTATAATTTTGGCAACGTTTACCATGCCAAGGGGAAAAGCATCTGCTGGACTGGAGCAGAGCCAGGAGAAATCCCTGAGGAGGCCAAGGTCGCTCTGAACAAAGCCACAGAGTATTACGA ATTCAACCTTTCCATTGTGAAGGACTTGGGGGATCGGGCAGCACAGGGGCGGACCTATGGTAACCTAGGTAACACACACTATTTGCTCGGAAACTTCCAGCGAGCTGTGGTGGCCCATGGACAG CGTCTCCTCATCGCTAAGGAGTTTGGGGACAGGGCGGCTGAGAGGAGGGCCTACTATAACCTAGGCAACGCATACATCTTCCTAGACCAGTTTGAAGTGGCGGCTGAACATTACAA GAAGACTCTGCAGCTGGCCATGGTGCTGAAGGATAAGGCTGTGGAGGCTCAGGCCTGTTATAGCCTGGGGAACACCTACACACTGCAGCAGGACTACCAGAGAGCCATCGACTACCACCTCAAACACCTTATCATCGCACAGGAGCTCAAGGACAG GGTTGGGGAGGGCAGAGCATGCTGGAGTTTAGGAAATGCCCACACAGCCTTGGGGAATCATCAGAAGGCCATTCACTTTGCTGAGAAGCATCTGGAGATATCTAAAGAG ACTGGAGACAAAAATGGTGAGGCAACAGCCAGGATGAATATGGCAGACCTGAGGTTAGTTCTGGGTCTGGGTCAGAACCCAAGCTCAAGCCTCAACACTAACAACAGCTCTGTTCTGACTGAGAACCACAGGAAGCAGGATACCTTACCAG GTGTGAAGTCAGAAGGAAGGAGTAACAGTATGGAGGACTTGGAGCTTATAGGACTGGGCCCTGAGAAAACAACTGTAGAA AACTGGGACGAAGATGTATTCAGGCCTTCTAACCCTAAATCCAGCATGGCCAAGGCCTCCTCCAAACTGTTCTTCATCAACCGGTTCAGAGGGAAGAAACACAAGAAACACAGCTCTCCTACCAGAGGTGGGGTCCTCCAAGACACCAGCAACAAGCCCACAGCCCGAGAGATGGACACGCATAAGTCAGGAGTCAAG ATCGGATGTTCTGACACTCTGGGTGACGATGGCTTCTTCGACCTCCTCAGTCGTTTCCAGGGCAGCAGAATGGACGACCAAAGGTGCTCCTTATTGGACGGCGAGAGCCGTCTCTCCGATCCCTTCTCTCCCTGTACTACCCCGCCCGTAGCCATGAGGAAAT CTACTTTCGCATGCGAGGCCAACCCGGAGCCTGGGCATTGCCTGGATCTGCGGGACAGCTCCCAGGGCAGTCGACTGGACGAGCAGAGAGCCAGCGTGGGCAGCAGCCTCCCCGGTCTACGTCTCAGCACCTCCGATCAGCCCATCAGGCTCCGCCCCATGCTCAGTCGCCTGATGACCAGTGCTGACCAGCCTCAGGATGACGACGTCTTCTTTGACATGCTAGTCAAGTGCCAG GGTTCAAGACTGAATGACCAGCGGTGTGAAgaaccccctccctccactaGAGGTCCTACTGTCCCAGCTGAGGACTTCTTTAGCCTTATCCTGCGCTCCCAGGCTAACCGGATGGACGAGCAGCGGGTCCCACCACCACCCCTAAGCGTCGACCCTAACCAGCCCATCTCGGACTGA
- the LOC123996673 gene encoding G-protein-signaling modulator 2-like isoform X6, whose protein sequence is MMVFIHTRMETSCLELALEGERQCKVGNYRAGVSFFESAIQVGTEDLQILSAIYSQLGNAYFHLQEYSKALEYHRHDLNLTRTIGDELGEAKASGNLGNTLKVLGRFEEAVVCCQRHYDITRGMYDKVGQARALYNFGNVYHAKGKSICWTGAEPGEIPEEAKVALNKATEYYEFNLSIVKDLGDRAAQGRTYGNLGNTHYLLGNFQRAVVAHGQRLLIAKEFGDRAAERRAYYNLGNAYIFLDQFEVAAEHYKKTLQLAMVLKDKAVEAQACYSLGNTYTLQQDYQRAIDYHLKHLIIAQELKDRVGEGRACWSLGNAHTALGNHQKAIHFAEKHLEISKETGDKNGEATARMNMADLRLVLGLGQNPSSSLNTNNSSVLTENHRKQDTLPGVKSEGRSNSMEDLELIGLGPEKTTVENWDEDVFRPSNPKSSMAKASSKLFFINRFRGKKHKKHSSPTRGGVLQDTSNKPTAREMDTHKSGVKIGCSDTLGDDGFFDLLSRFQGSRMDDQRCSLLDGESRLSDPFSPCTTPPVAMRKSTFACEANPEPGHCLDLRDSSQGSRLDEQRASVGSSLPGLRLSTSDQPIRLRPMLSRLMTSADQPQDDDVFFDMLVKCQGSRLNDQRCEEPPPSTRGPTVPAEDFFSLILRSQANRMDEQRVPPPPLSVDPNQPISD, encoded by the exons atgatgGTCTTCATCCATACACG GATGGAGACGTCTTGTCTGGAGTTGGCCCTGGAGGGGGAGAGGCAGTGTAAGGTGGGGAATTACCGTGCCGGGGTATCCTTCTTTGAGTCGGCAATCCAGGTTGGCACAGAGGACCTCCAGATCCTCAGCGCCATCTACAGCCAGCTGGGCAACGCCTACTTCCACCTGCAGGAGTACAGCAAGGCTCTAGAATACCACCGCCACGACCTCAACCTCACCAG AACCATTGGAGATGAACTTGGAGAAGCAAAAGCCAGTGGTAACCTTGGGAACACTTTGAAGGTTTTGGGAAGGTTTGAGGAAGCAGTGGTCTGTTGCCAAAGACACTATGACATTACCAGAGGGATGTATGATAAG GTTGGGCAGGCCCGAGCGCTGTATAATTTTGGCAACGTTTACCATGCCAAGGGGAAAAGCATCTGCTGGACTGGAGCAGAGCCAGGAGAAATCCCTGAGGAGGCCAAGGTCGCTCTGAACAAAGCCACAGAGTATTACGA ATTCAACCTTTCCATTGTGAAGGACTTGGGGGATCGGGCAGCACAGGGGCGGACCTATGGTAACCTAGGTAACACACACTATTTGCTCGGAAACTTCCAGCGAGCTGTGGTGGCCCATGGACAG CGTCTCCTCATCGCTAAGGAGTTTGGGGACAGGGCGGCTGAGAGGAGGGCCTACTATAACCTAGGCAACGCATACATCTTCCTAGACCAGTTTGAAGTGGCGGCTGAACATTACAA GAAGACTCTGCAGCTGGCCATGGTGCTGAAGGATAAGGCTGTGGAGGCTCAGGCCTGTTATAGCCTGGGGAACACCTACACACTGCAGCAGGACTACCAGAGAGCCATCGACTACCACCTCAAACACCTTATCATCGCACAGGAGCTCAAGGACAG GGTTGGGGAGGGCAGAGCATGCTGGAGTTTAGGAAATGCCCACACAGCCTTGGGGAATCATCAGAAGGCCATTCACTTTGCTGAGAAGCATCTGGAGATATCTAAAGAG ACTGGAGACAAAAATGGTGAGGCAACAGCCAGGATGAATATGGCAGACCTGAGGTTAGTTCTGGGTCTGGGTCAGAACCCAAGCTCAAGCCTCAACACTAACAACAGCTCTGTTCTGACTGAGAACCACAGGAAGCAGGATACCTTACCAG GTGTGAAGTCAGAAGGAAGGAGTAACAGTATGGAGGACTTGGAGCTTATAGGACTGGGCCCTGAGAAAACAACTGTAGAA AACTGGGACGAAGATGTATTCAGGCCTTCTAACCCTAAATCCAGCATGGCCAAGGCCTCCTCCAAACTGTTCTTCATCAACCGGTTCAGAGGGAAGAAACACAAGAAACACAGCTCTCCTACCAGAGGTGGGGTCCTCCAAGACACCAGCAACAAGCCCACAGCCCGAGAGATGGACACGCATAAGTCAGGAGTCAAG ATCGGATGTTCTGACACTCTGGGTGACGATGGCTTCTTCGACCTCCTCAGTCGTTTCCAGGGCAGCAGAATGGACGACCAAAGGTGCTCCTTATTGGACGGCGAGAGCCGTCTCTCCGATCCCTTCTCTCCCTGTACTACCCCGCCCGTAGCCATGAGGAAAT CTACTTTCGCATGCGAGGCCAACCCGGAGCCTGGGCATTGCCTGGATCTGCGGGACAGCTCCCAGGGCAGTCGACTGGACGAGCAGAGAGCCAGCGTGGGCAGCAGCCTCCCCGGTCTACGTCTCAGCACCTCCGATCAGCCCATCAGGCTCCGCCCCATGCTCAGTCGCCTGATGACCAGTGCTGACCAGCCTCAGGATGACGACGTCTTCTTTGACATGCTAGTCAAGTGCCAG GGTTCAAGACTGAATGACCAGCGGTGTGAAgaaccccctccctccactaGAGGTCCTACTGTCCCAGCTGAGGACTTCTTTAGCCTTATCCTGCGCTCCCAGGCTAACCGGATGGACGAGCAGCGGGTCCCACCACCACCCCTAAGCGTCGACCCTAACCAGCCCATCTCGGACTGA
- the LOC123996673 gene encoding G-protein-signaling modulator 2-like isoform X7: METSCLELALEGERQCKVGNYRAGVSFFESAIQVGTEDLQILSAIYSQLGNAYFHLQEYSKALEYHRHDLNLTRTIGDELGEAKASGNLGNTLKVLGRFEEAVVCCQRHYDITRGMYDKVGQARALYNFGNVYHAKGKSICWTGAEPGEIPEEAKVALNKATEYYEFNLSIVKDLGDRAAQGRTYGNLGNTHYLLGNFQRAVVAHGQRLLIAKEFGDRAAERRAYYNLGNAYIFLDQFEVAAEHYKKTLQLAMVLKDKAVEAQACYSLGNTYTLQQDYQRAIDYHLKHLIIAQELKDRVGEGRACWSLGNAHTALGNHQKAIHFAEKHLEISKETGDKNGEATARMNMADLRLVLGLGQNPSSSLNTNNSSVLTENHRKQDTLPGVKSEGRSNSMEDLELIGLGPEKTTVENWDEDVFRPSNPKSSMAKASSKLFFINRFRGKKHKKHSSPTRGGVLQDTSNKPTAREMDTHKSGVKIGCSDTLGDDGFFDLLSRFQGSRMDDQRCSLLDGESRLSDPFSPCTTPPVAMRKSTFACEANPEPGHCLDLRDSSQGSRLDEQRASVGSSLPGLRLSTSDQPIRLRPMLSRLMTSADQPQDDDVFFDMLVKCQGSRLNDQRCEEPPPSTRGPTVPAEDFFSLILRSQANRMDEQRVPPPPLSVDPNQPISD, from the exons ATGGAGACGTCTTGTCTGGAGTTGGCCCTGGAGGGGGAGAGGCAGTGTAAGGTGGGGAATTACCGTGCCGGGGTATCCTTCTTTGAGTCGGCAATCCAGGTTGGCACAGAGGACCTCCAGATCCTCAGCGCCATCTACAGCCAGCTGGGCAACGCCTACTTCCACCTGCAGGAGTACAGCAAGGCTCTAGAATACCACCGCCACGACCTCAACCTCACCAG AACCATTGGAGATGAACTTGGAGAAGCAAAAGCCAGTGGTAACCTTGGGAACACTTTGAAGGTTTTGGGAAGGTTTGAGGAAGCAGTGGTCTGTTGCCAAAGACACTATGACATTACCAGAGGGATGTATGATAAG GTTGGGCAGGCCCGAGCGCTGTATAATTTTGGCAACGTTTACCATGCCAAGGGGAAAAGCATCTGCTGGACTGGAGCAGAGCCAGGAGAAATCCCTGAGGAGGCCAAGGTCGCTCTGAACAAAGCCACAGAGTATTACGA ATTCAACCTTTCCATTGTGAAGGACTTGGGGGATCGGGCAGCACAGGGGCGGACCTATGGTAACCTAGGTAACACACACTATTTGCTCGGAAACTTCCAGCGAGCTGTGGTGGCCCATGGACAG CGTCTCCTCATCGCTAAGGAGTTTGGGGACAGGGCGGCTGAGAGGAGGGCCTACTATAACCTAGGCAACGCATACATCTTCCTAGACCAGTTTGAAGTGGCGGCTGAACATTACAA GAAGACTCTGCAGCTGGCCATGGTGCTGAAGGATAAGGCTGTGGAGGCTCAGGCCTGTTATAGCCTGGGGAACACCTACACACTGCAGCAGGACTACCAGAGAGCCATCGACTACCACCTCAAACACCTTATCATCGCACAGGAGCTCAAGGACAG GGTTGGGGAGGGCAGAGCATGCTGGAGTTTAGGAAATGCCCACACAGCCTTGGGGAATCATCAGAAGGCCATTCACTTTGCTGAGAAGCATCTGGAGATATCTAAAGAG ACTGGAGACAAAAATGGTGAGGCAACAGCCAGGATGAATATGGCAGACCTGAGGTTAGTTCTGGGTCTGGGTCAGAACCCAAGCTCAAGCCTCAACACTAACAACAGCTCTGTTCTGACTGAGAACCACAGGAAGCAGGATACCTTACCAG GTGTGAAGTCAGAAGGAAGGAGTAACAGTATGGAGGACTTGGAGCTTATAGGACTGGGCCCTGAGAAAACAACTGTAGAA AACTGGGACGAAGATGTATTCAGGCCTTCTAACCCTAAATCCAGCATGGCCAAGGCCTCCTCCAAACTGTTCTTCATCAACCGGTTCAGAGGGAAGAAACACAAGAAACACAGCTCTCCTACCAGAGGTGGGGTCCTCCAAGACACCAGCAACAAGCCCACAGCCCGAGAGATGGACACGCATAAGTCAGGAGTCAAG ATCGGATGTTCTGACACTCTGGGTGACGATGGCTTCTTCGACCTCCTCAGTCGTTTCCAGGGCAGCAGAATGGACGACCAAAGGTGCTCCTTATTGGACGGCGAGAGCCGTCTCTCCGATCCCTTCTCTCCCTGTACTACCCCGCCCGTAGCCATGAGGAAAT CTACTTTCGCATGCGAGGCCAACCCGGAGCCTGGGCATTGCCTGGATCTGCGGGACAGCTCCCAGGGCAGTCGACTGGACGAGCAGAGAGCCAGCGTGGGCAGCAGCCTCCCCGGTCTACGTCTCAGCACCTCCGATCAGCCCATCAGGCTCCGCCCCATGCTCAGTCGCCTGATGACCAGTGCTGACCAGCCTCAGGATGACGACGTCTTCTTTGACATGCTAGTCAAGTGCCAG GGTTCAAGACTGAATGACCAGCGGTGTGAAgaaccccctccctccactaGAGGTCCTACTGTCCCAGCTGAGGACTTCTTTAGCCTTATCCTGCGCTCCCAGGCTAACCGGATGGACGAGCAGCGGGTCCCACCACCACCCCTAAGCGTCGACCCTAACCAGCCCATCTCGGACTGA
- the LOC123996673 gene encoding G-protein-signaling modulator 2-like isoform X3: protein MDTSVSLLSAQDKQQALHVRHRMETSCLELALEGERQCKVGNYRAGVSFFESAIQVGTEDLQILSAIYSQLGNAYFHLQEYSKALEYHRHDLNLTRTIGDELGEAKASGNLGNTLKVLGRFEEAVVCCQRHYDITRGMYDKVGQARALYNFGNVYHAKGKSICWTGAEPGEIPEEAKVALNKATEYYEFNLSIVKDLGDRAAQGRTYGNLGNTHYLLGNFQRAVVAHGQRLLIAKEFGDRAAERRAYYNLGNAYIFLDQFEVAAEHYKKTLQLAMVLKDKAVEAQACYSLGNTYTLQQDYQRAIDYHLKHLIIAQELKDRVGEGRACWSLGNAHTALGNHQKAIHFAEKHLEISKETGDKNGEATARMNMADLRLVLGLGQNPSSSLNTNNSSVLTENHRKQDTLPGVKSEGRSNSMEDLELIGLGPEKTTVENWDEDVFRPSNPKSSMAKASSKLFFINRFRGKKHKKHSSPTRGGVLQDTSNKPTAREMDTHKSGVKIGCSDTLGDDGFFDLLSRFQGSRMDDQRCSLLDGESRLSDPFSPCTTPPVAMRKSTFACEANPEPGHCLDLRDSSQGSRLDEQRASVGSSLPGLRLSTSDQPIRLRPMLSRLMTSADQPQDDDVFFDMLVKCQGSRLNDQRCEEPPPSTRGPTVPAEDFFSLILRSQANRMDEQRVPPPPLSVDPNQPISD, encoded by the exons ATGGACACCAGTGTTTCTCTGCTAAGTGCGCAGGACAAGCAGCAAGCTCTTCATGTCCGCCACAG GATGGAGACGTCTTGTCTGGAGTTGGCCCTGGAGGGGGAGAGGCAGTGTAAGGTGGGGAATTACCGTGCCGGGGTATCCTTCTTTGAGTCGGCAATCCAGGTTGGCACAGAGGACCTCCAGATCCTCAGCGCCATCTACAGCCAGCTGGGCAACGCCTACTTCCACCTGCAGGAGTACAGCAAGGCTCTAGAATACCACCGCCACGACCTCAACCTCACCAG AACCATTGGAGATGAACTTGGAGAAGCAAAAGCCAGTGGTAACCTTGGGAACACTTTGAAGGTTTTGGGAAGGTTTGAGGAAGCAGTGGTCTGTTGCCAAAGACACTATGACATTACCAGAGGGATGTATGATAAG GTTGGGCAGGCCCGAGCGCTGTATAATTTTGGCAACGTTTACCATGCCAAGGGGAAAAGCATCTGCTGGACTGGAGCAGAGCCAGGAGAAATCCCTGAGGAGGCCAAGGTCGCTCTGAACAAAGCCACAGAGTATTACGA ATTCAACCTTTCCATTGTGAAGGACTTGGGGGATCGGGCAGCACAGGGGCGGACCTATGGTAACCTAGGTAACACACACTATTTGCTCGGAAACTTCCAGCGAGCTGTGGTGGCCCATGGACAG CGTCTCCTCATCGCTAAGGAGTTTGGGGACAGGGCGGCTGAGAGGAGGGCCTACTATAACCTAGGCAACGCATACATCTTCCTAGACCAGTTTGAAGTGGCGGCTGAACATTACAA GAAGACTCTGCAGCTGGCCATGGTGCTGAAGGATAAGGCTGTGGAGGCTCAGGCCTGTTATAGCCTGGGGAACACCTACACACTGCAGCAGGACTACCAGAGAGCCATCGACTACCACCTCAAACACCTTATCATCGCACAGGAGCTCAAGGACAG GGTTGGGGAGGGCAGAGCATGCTGGAGTTTAGGAAATGCCCACACAGCCTTGGGGAATCATCAGAAGGCCATTCACTTTGCTGAGAAGCATCTGGAGATATCTAAAGAG ACTGGAGACAAAAATGGTGAGGCAACAGCCAGGATGAATATGGCAGACCTGAGGTTAGTTCTGGGTCTGGGTCAGAACCCAAGCTCAAGCCTCAACACTAACAACAGCTCTGTTCTGACTGAGAACCACAGGAAGCAGGATACCTTACCAG GTGTGAAGTCAGAAGGAAGGAGTAACAGTATGGAGGACTTGGAGCTTATAGGACTGGGCCCTGAGAAAACAACTGTAGAA AACTGGGACGAAGATGTATTCAGGCCTTCTAACCCTAAATCCAGCATGGCCAAGGCCTCCTCCAAACTGTTCTTCATCAACCGGTTCAGAGGGAAGAAACACAAGAAACACAGCTCTCCTACCAGAGGTGGGGTCCTCCAAGACACCAGCAACAAGCCCACAGCCCGAGAGATGGACACGCATAAGTCAGGAGTCAAG ATCGGATGTTCTGACACTCTGGGTGACGATGGCTTCTTCGACCTCCTCAGTCGTTTCCAGGGCAGCAGAATGGACGACCAAAGGTGCTCCTTATTGGACGGCGAGAGCCGTCTCTCCGATCCCTTCTCTCCCTGTACTACCCCGCCCGTAGCCATGAGGAAAT CTACTTTCGCATGCGAGGCCAACCCGGAGCCTGGGCATTGCCTGGATCTGCGGGACAGCTCCCAGGGCAGTCGACTGGACGAGCAGAGAGCCAGCGTGGGCAGCAGCCTCCCCGGTCTACGTCTCAGCACCTCCGATCAGCCCATCAGGCTCCGCCCCATGCTCAGTCGCCTGATGACCAGTGCTGACCAGCCTCAGGATGACGACGTCTTCTTTGACATGCTAGTCAAGTGCCAG GGTTCAAGACTGAATGACCAGCGGTGTGAAgaaccccctccctccactaGAGGTCCTACTGTCCCAGCTGAGGACTTCTTTAGCCTTATCCTGCGCTCCCAGGCTAACCGGATGGACGAGCAGCGGGTCCCACCACCACCCCTAAGCGTCGACCCTAACCAGCCCATCTCGGACTGA
- the LOC123996673 gene encoding G-protein-signaling modulator 2-like isoform X4: MSILSRVREWVRMKRGNRMETSCLELALEGERQCKVGNYRAGVSFFESAIQVGTEDLQILSAIYSQLGNAYFHLQEYSKALEYHRHDLNLTRTIGDELGEAKASGNLGNTLKVLGRFEEAVVCCQRHYDITRGMYDKVGQARALYNFGNVYHAKGKSICWTGAEPGEIPEEAKVALNKATEYYEFNLSIVKDLGDRAAQGRTYGNLGNTHYLLGNFQRAVVAHGQRLLIAKEFGDRAAERRAYYNLGNAYIFLDQFEVAAEHYKKTLQLAMVLKDKAVEAQACYSLGNTYTLQQDYQRAIDYHLKHLIIAQELKDRVGEGRACWSLGNAHTALGNHQKAIHFAEKHLEISKETGDKNGEATARMNMADLRLVLGLGQNPSSSLNTNNSSVLTENHRKQDTLPGVKSEGRSNSMEDLELIGLGPEKTTVENWDEDVFRPSNPKSSMAKASSKLFFINRFRGKKHKKHSSPTRGGVLQDTSNKPTAREMDTHKSGVKIGCSDTLGDDGFFDLLSRFQGSRMDDQRCSLLDGESRLSDPFSPCTTPPVAMRKSTFACEANPEPGHCLDLRDSSQGSRLDEQRASVGSSLPGLRLSTSDQPIRLRPMLSRLMTSADQPQDDDVFFDMLVKCQGSRLNDQRCEEPPPSTRGPTVPAEDFFSLILRSQANRMDEQRVPPPPLSVDPNQPISD, encoded by the exons ATGTCCATCCTGTCAAGGGTTCGAGAGTGGGTGAGGATGAAAAGAGGCAACag GATGGAGACGTCTTGTCTGGAGTTGGCCCTGGAGGGGGAGAGGCAGTGTAAGGTGGGGAATTACCGTGCCGGGGTATCCTTCTTTGAGTCGGCAATCCAGGTTGGCACAGAGGACCTCCAGATCCTCAGCGCCATCTACAGCCAGCTGGGCAACGCCTACTTCCACCTGCAGGAGTACAGCAAGGCTCTAGAATACCACCGCCACGACCTCAACCTCACCAG AACCATTGGAGATGAACTTGGAGAAGCAAAAGCCAGTGGTAACCTTGGGAACACTTTGAAGGTTTTGGGAAGGTTTGAGGAAGCAGTGGTCTGTTGCCAAAGACACTATGACATTACCAGAGGGATGTATGATAAG GTTGGGCAGGCCCGAGCGCTGTATAATTTTGGCAACGTTTACCATGCCAAGGGGAAAAGCATCTGCTGGACTGGAGCAGAGCCAGGAGAAATCCCTGAGGAGGCCAAGGTCGCTCTGAACAAAGCCACAGAGTATTACGA ATTCAACCTTTCCATTGTGAAGGACTTGGGGGATCGGGCAGCACAGGGGCGGACCTATGGTAACCTAGGTAACACACACTATTTGCTCGGAAACTTCCAGCGAGCTGTGGTGGCCCATGGACAG CGTCTCCTCATCGCTAAGGAGTTTGGGGACAGGGCGGCTGAGAGGAGGGCCTACTATAACCTAGGCAACGCATACATCTTCCTAGACCAGTTTGAAGTGGCGGCTGAACATTACAA GAAGACTCTGCAGCTGGCCATGGTGCTGAAGGATAAGGCTGTGGAGGCTCAGGCCTGTTATAGCCTGGGGAACACCTACACACTGCAGCAGGACTACCAGAGAGCCATCGACTACCACCTCAAACACCTTATCATCGCACAGGAGCTCAAGGACAG GGTTGGGGAGGGCAGAGCATGCTGGAGTTTAGGAAATGCCCACACAGCCTTGGGGAATCATCAGAAGGCCATTCACTTTGCTGAGAAGCATCTGGAGATATCTAAAGAG ACTGGAGACAAAAATGGTGAGGCAACAGCCAGGATGAATATGGCAGACCTGAGGTTAGTTCTGGGTCTGGGTCAGAACCCAAGCTCAAGCCTCAACACTAACAACAGCTCTGTTCTGACTGAGAACCACAGGAAGCAGGATACCTTACCAG GTGTGAAGTCAGAAGGAAGGAGTAACAGTATGGAGGACTTGGAGCTTATAGGACTGGGCCCTGAGAAAACAACTGTAGAA AACTGGGACGAAGATGTATTCAGGCCTTCTAACCCTAAATCCAGCATGGCCAAGGCCTCCTCCAAACTGTTCTTCATCAACCGGTTCAGAGGGAAGAAACACAAGAAACACAGCTCTCCTACCAGAGGTGGGGTCCTCCAAGACACCAGCAACAAGCCCACAGCCCGAGAGATGGACACGCATAAGTCAGGAGTCAAG ATCGGATGTTCTGACACTCTGGGTGACGATGGCTTCTTCGACCTCCTCAGTCGTTTCCAGGGCAGCAGAATGGACGACCAAAGGTGCTCCTTATTGGACGGCGAGAGCCGTCTCTCCGATCCCTTCTCTCCCTGTACTACCCCGCCCGTAGCCATGAGGAAAT CTACTTTCGCATGCGAGGCCAACCCGGAGCCTGGGCATTGCCTGGATCTGCGGGACAGCTCCCAGGGCAGTCGACTGGACGAGCAGAGAGCCAGCGTGGGCAGCAGCCTCCCCGGTCTACGTCTCAGCACCTCCGATCAGCCCATCAGGCTCCGCCCCATGCTCAGTCGCCTGATGACCAGTGCTGACCAGCCTCAGGATGACGACGTCTTCTTTGACATGCTAGTCAAGTGCCAG GGTTCAAGACTGAATGACCAGCGGTGTGAAgaaccccctccctccactaGAGGTCCTACTGTCCCAGCTGAGGACTTCTTTAGCCTTATCCTGCGCTCCCAGGCTAACCGGATGGACGAGCAGCGGGTCCCACCACCACCCCTAAGCGTCGACCCTAACCAGCCCATCTCGGACTGA